DNA from Metabacillus flavus:
AAAGTGAAAGAACGGATCGAAGCTCTTGTAAAAGGACTGGAAGTTGCTTATGAATGTGAAGCACATATCGACTACGGGGCAATGTACTATCAAGTCTTTAACGAACCTGAACTTACAGTGGAATTTATGGAGTTTGCTAAAAAACTTCCTTTTGTACAATTGGAAGAAAGCAAAGAAGCCATGACAGGAGAAGACTTTGGATATTTTCTATCTAAAATACCCGGCTTCATGTTTTGGCTTGGTACCGGCTCGGAATATGGTCTCCATCACAGCAAGCTGCAGCCTGATGAAACAGCAATGGAAACCGCCCTTCGAACAATGACCGCATATTTTTCTTTTAAGTCCTAAATTATGGAATAAACACCTCCAATCTGAGGCACCTTATCAGACAGGAGGTGTTTTTATGCCAAGAATAGGTGTAGAACAATCATTAACCAATGTAGAAGAAGCACTAAAATCGATGGGCTATGATGTTGTTCAAATCCGAAGCGAAGAGGATGCCCAAAACTGCGACTGCTGCATCGTAACCGGTCAGGACAATAACATCATGGGAATCAGCAACACGGTCACAGAAGGTTCCGTTATTGAAGCAAGCGGATTATCAGCTGAAGAAATCTGCCAGCAGGTGCAGCATCGTTTTAATCAATAAAAAGCCAGCACTGCTGGCTTTTTTGTTTTTGGGGAAATGTTTGGTATGAAGGGACAGAGAGGGCGATGCCGCGCATTAGGAGAGAAGAGCGCACGATGCCAGGCAAGAATGCCGGGAATGGAGTGAAAGAGTGCATGATGCTAGGCAAGAATGCCGGGCATGGAGTGAAAGAGTGCACGATGCTAGGCAAGAATGCCAAGCATGGGGTAAAAGAGTGCGTGATGCCGGGCAAGAATGCCAGGCATGGAGTGAAAGGGTGCACGATGCCAGGCAAGAATGCCAGGCATGATGAGAAAAGTGTGCGATGCCAGGCAAGAATGCCAGGCAAACGTGAAAAAGGATGCAATGCCAGGCAAGAATGCCAGGTAAGCGTGAAAAAGGATGCGATGCCAGGCAAGAATGCCAGGCAAACGTGAAAAAGGTAGCGATGCCAGGCAAGAATGCCGGGCAAACGTGAAAAAGAGTGCGATGCCAGGCAAGAATGCCAGGTAAGCGTGAAAAAGGTAGCGATGCCAGGCAAGAATGCCAGGCAAACGTGAAAAAGGTAGCGATGCCAGGCAAGAATGCCAGGCAAACGTGAAAAAGAGTGCGATGCCAGGCAAGAATGCCAGGCAAACGTGAAAAAGGATGCAATGCCAGGCAAGAATGCCAGGCAAGAATGCCAGGCAAATGGTAAAGTCCATATAATTGTGTAAATAGAAAAAGGGTCATATCACCCTCATGTTACAATGTTTTCGACCAAGAAAAAATGTAATGGAGGATGAATATGACCCAAATTAATCTTACCCTAAATGTAGAGGACTTAAAAGACCACCTCATGAATTCCAACTTGGACGCTGTGGTGAAATCATCACTTGTCCTCATTCTCAATCAAATGATGGAAACCGAGAGGGATGAGCACCTGAATGCGGATGCTTATGAAAGAACGAGTGCCCGTACAGACTACCGGAATGGCTATTATGACCGAGACTTTCTCGTCTCCATCGGAAAAATCAACCTGAAAGTCCCTCGTACCCGAAACGGGGAGTTTTCCACATCTGTATTCGAGAAGTATCAGCGTGCGGACCAAGCACTCGTCTTGTCTATGATAGAAATGGTCGTCAACGGGGTTTCGACCCGCAAAGTGACGAAGATCATGGAACAGCTTTGCGGGGAAAGTGTGTCCAAGTCCCTTGTCTCCACGATCACCAAAAAACTTGATCCCATCGTGAACGAGTGGGCTAGCCGACCCCTGAATGTCATGTACTACAAGTATGTGTTTGTGGACGCTTTGTATATTAAGGTCCGCGAACATCAGCGTGTAGTTTCCAAAGCCGTTTATGTGGCCGTTGGGGTCAACTCCCAGCTCAAACGGGAAGTCATTGGGCTGGCTGTCAATCATTCCGAATCCAAAGAAGGCTGGACGCAATTCTTTAGCTACCTCAAATCCAGGGGATTTCAATCTCCCAAATTGATGATTTCAGACGCCCACAAGGGCTTGAAGGCAGCGATTCAGGAATCCTTTGTCGGAACCAGCTGGCAGAGATGCACGTTCCACTTTAAAAAGAACCTCTTTGACCGCATGCCGAAGAAACAGGCAGAAGAATTAAAACACGCCCTCCTGCGTATTTTTGATGCCACAAAACCAGAGGACGCTAGAGCTTTAAAAGAGGAGTTTATGCAGACCTATGATGGAGAGCGCGGATATGAAACGGTCTTGTCTCTATTGGACGATGGCTTTGAAGATGCCATCCAATTCATGAATGAGCCACTGGGCTTTCAAAAGAAGCTGCGGACCACGAACAATCTGGAACGCCTAAATTCGGAAATCAGGAGAAGAGAGCGTGTCATTCGGATCTTCCCCAACACCCAGTCTGCTTTTCGTCTAATCGGAGCTGTCTTGATGGACTATGAAAAATCTCTTGATCCTGGAGAAAGAAAATACATGTACGATGAGAAAGAGAACTAAGTTCTCTTCCTTTATAGATCCATACCCTATCCAATTTATAAGGTTGAAAACATGGTAATGAACTTTTACACAAAATAATGGACTTGACCCAGGCAAACGTGAAAAAGGTAGCGATGCCAGGCAAGAATGCCAGGCAAACGTGAAAAAGAGTGCGATGCCAGGCAAGAATGCCAGGCAAACGTGAAAAAGGATGCAATGCCAGGCAAGAATGCCAGGCAAACGTGAAAAAGGATGCAATGCCAGGCAAGAATGCCAGGTAAGCGTGAAAAAGGATGCGATGCCAGGCAAGAATGCCAGGTAAGCGTGAAAAAGGATGCGATGCCAGGCAAAAATGCCAGGTAAGCGTGAAAAAGGATGCGATGCCAGGCAAAAATGCCAGGCATGATGAGAAAAGCGCACGATGCCAGGCATGATGAGAAAAGGGTGCGATGCCAGGCAAGAATGCCGGGCATTATGAGAAAAGAGAGCGGAATCCACACCAAGCAAAAAAGAGCCTCTTCGGCTCTTTTTTCATGCATTTCCAGAGGGATCTTTCTTTTCCATATATACTTGATGCGGAAATGGAATTTCAATTCCATTAGCATCGAAGGCTTCTTTGAAAGCTTTTCTTAATACGCGTTCAGCTCCCCATTGTTCTCCGTTTTCTGTTTTTGCTATAACACGGATGACTACGTCTGAGGCCCCGAGGGTTTGTACACCGATTACGTTTGGACCTTCAACGATTGAAGGCATTTCTGCTGCTACTTTATCACAGACATCCTGCATGACTTTGATGGCGTGGTCGATATCATCGTCATAAGAGATTCCGATGTCAACAAGTGCGCGCATGTTGCCTCTGGTGTGGTTGCTCAGATTCGTGATTTCACGATTTGGGACGTAGTGCAGGGTGCCGTCAAACCCGC
Protein-coding regions in this window:
- a CDS encoding YkuS family protein, with translation MPRIGVEQSLTNVEEALKSMGYDVVQIRSEEDAQNCDCCIVTGQDNNIMGISNTVTEGSVIEASGLSAEEICQQVQHRFNQ
- a CDS encoding IS256 family transposase → MTQINLTLNVEDLKDHLMNSNLDAVVKSSLVLILNQMMETERDEHLNADAYERTSARTDYRNGYYDRDFLVSIGKINLKVPRTRNGEFSTSVFEKYQRADQALVLSMIEMVVNGVSTRKVTKIMEQLCGESVSKSLVSTITKKLDPIVNEWASRPLNVMYYKYVFVDALYIKVREHQRVVSKAVYVAVGVNSQLKREVIGLAVNHSESKEGWTQFFSYLKSRGFQSPKLMISDAHKGLKAAIQESFVGTSWQRCTFHFKKNLFDRMPKKQAEELKHALLRIFDATKPEDARALKEEFMQTYDGERGYETVLSLLDDGFEDAIQFMNEPLGFQKKLRTTNNLERLNSEIRRRERVIRIFPNTQSAFRLIGAVLMDYEKSLDPGERKYMYDEKEN